Proteins encoded in a region of the Methanobrevibacter millerae genome:
- a CDS encoding CBS domain-containing protein: MQIKNLMSTTLITIDKDQSLSDALKLLRKNKISRLPVLNNKELVGIVSERDIAKKLGSSKYESMPASRLHVSSVMVKDIISVPQSMRLAEVADIMLENGIGSVPVIDDDKMVGIVSKADFVTLAIDGEYDNVCTKDIMSKDVTSVSPSERLVHARRVIIDAKVGRLPVIDDEDLVGMITSKDLMRAFIDFRKKVPEKYQKSQIKEVLVEDIMSRNPRVVTKDVPITEVSKIMIETGYNGLPVVEDDKVIGIITQTDILRLISKLEA; encoded by the coding sequence ATGCAAATTAAAAATTTAATGTCTACAACTTTAATAACCATTGATAAAGACCAAAGTCTTAGTGATGCATTAAAGTTACTTAGAAAAAATAAAATCTCACGTCTACCAGTTCTTAACAATAAAGAATTAGTAGGTATTGTTTCAGAAAGAGACATTGCTAAAAAGCTCGGTTCTTCAAAATATGAAAGTATGCCAGCTTCAAGGCTCCATGTTTCATCTGTAATGGTTAAAGATATTATTTCAGTTCCTCAATCCATGCGTTTGGCTGAAGTTGCTGATATCATGCTTGAAAATGGAATTGGATCTGTGCCTGTTATAGATGATGATAAAATGGTAGGTATTGTTTCAAAAGCGGATTTTGTTACATTAGCTATTGATGGCGAATATGATAATGTATGTACTAAAGATATCATGTCTAAAGACGTTACTTCAGTTTCACCGTCTGAAAGACTTGTTCATGCTAGAAGAGTTATCATTGATGCAAAAGTGGGCAGACTTCCAGTTATAGATGATGAAGATTTGGTTGGAATGATAACATCTAAAGATTTAATGAGAGCTTTCATTGACTTTAGAAAAAAAGTTCCAGAAAAATATCAAAAATCTCAAATTAAAGAAGTATTGGTTGAAGATATCATGTCTAGAAATCCTCGTGTAGTAACAAAAGATGTTCCTATTACTGAGGTTTCAAAAATCATGATTGAAACAGGATACAATGGTTTACCTGTTGTCGAAGATGATAAAGTTATTGGTATAATAACTCAAACCGATATTTTAAGACTAATTTCAAAATTAGAAGCATAG
- a CDS encoding CBS domain-containing protein, producing MNENIMKIASKDVISIPPSKSIKDTAKVMMEHQFRRLPVTDPGSGKVLGIVTVMDILDFFGGGNKFNIIEKKYSDNFLAAINEPVREIMSRDVICLSEKSSIYDVVDVMLANQIGALPIVDGDENLVGIVTERDIALSLAGEIDDRTAQDYMSTKVFTTTPGTPIESACKIMVRNGLRRIPIVGGEADISKAAKKLLGIVTSTDLIRFFNAKEFFDNLNSNAASEVLEKTKVSDIMVKDAIIVEAEDTIGEICELFKISNIGGVPVVKDDVVIGIITERDILRAVKKL from the coding sequence ATGAATGAAAATATAATGAAAATAGCATCTAAAGATGTTATATCAATTCCTCCAAGTAAAAGTATTAAAGATACTGCAAAAGTAATGATGGAACACCAATTCAGAAGATTGCCAGTCACCGATCCTGGTTCTGGTAAAGTTTTAGGTATTGTAACTGTAATGGATATTTTAGATTTCTTTGGTGGAGGAAATAAATTTAACATTATTGAGAAAAAATATTCTGACAACTTTTTAGCAGCTATCAATGAACCTGTACGTGAAATCATGTCTCGTGATGTCATATGTTTATCTGAAAAATCATCCATTTATGATGTTGTTGATGTAATGCTTGCAAATCAAATAGGTGCTCTTCCTATTGTTGATGGTGATGAAAATCTTGTGGGTATTGTAACTGAAAGAGACATTGCACTATCCCTCGCAGGTGAAATAGATGATAGAACTGCACAAGATTATATGAGTACAAAAGTTTTCACCACTACTCCAGGCACACCTATTGAAAGTGCATGTAAAATTATGGTTAGAAATGGATTAAGAAGAATTCCTATTGTTGGTGGGGAAGCAGACATTTCCAAAGCAGCTAAAAAATTATTAGGAATCGTAACTTCAACTGACCTTATCCGTTTCTTCAATGCAAAAGAATTCTTTGATAATTTAAATTCAAATGCTGCCAGTGAAGTTTTAGAAAAAACTAAAGTTTCCGACATTATGGTTAAGGATGCAATCATTGTTGAAGCAGAAGACACTATTGGTGAAATCTGTGAATTATTTAAAATTAGTAATATTGGTGGTGTGCCAGTAGTTAAAGATGATGTTGTAATAGGTATTATAACTGAAAGAGATATTTTAAGAGCTGTTAAAAAATTATAA
- a CDS encoding 7-carboxy-7-deazaguanine synthase QueE, which yields MKAPIIEIFSSFQGEGILIGQRQIFVRFAGCNLNCAYCDTKNSISKKEGTLMTPEEVVSKIESILTPDCHTISFTGGEPSLYPEFINEVSKLTDLDIMLETNGTLPANIGLIDNLDIVSLDIKLKEQFDGDFKEDIFLNEIKSLNLLIEKSINVYCKVVILPCLKIKSFEEVIEKIDNEIIDKNNVQFIIQPSSPLNEWNNLSNCLFEFSEVVGKYFEVSTIPQIHKILNIE from the coding sequence ATGAAAGCTCCAATTATTGAGATATTTTCTTCTTTTCAGGGGGAGGGTATTTTAATAGGTCAAAGACAAATTTTTGTACGTTTCGCAGGTTGTAATTTAAATTGTGCTTATTGTGATACAAAAAATAGTATTTCTAAAAAGGAAGGAACACTTATGACTCCTGAGGAAGTCGTCTCAAAAATCGAAAGTATTTTAACTCCTGACTGTCATACTATATCTTTTACCGGTGGTGAGCCATCATTATATCCGGAATTTATAAATGAAGTTTCAAAACTTACGGACCTCGATATAATGCTTGAGACTAACGGTACATTGCCGGCAAATATTGGTTTGATTGATAATTTAGATATTGTTTCGTTAGATATTAAACTAAAAGAACAATTTGATGGTGATTTTAAAGAAGATATTTTTTTAAATGAAATTAAATCACTAAATTTATTAATAGAAAAATCTATAAATGTATATTGTAAAGTAGTTATTTTGCCATGCTTAAAAATAAAATCATTTGAAGAGGTTATTGAAAAAATTGATAATGAAATTATTGATAAGAATAATGTTCAATTTATTATCCAACCTTCCAGTCCTTTAAACGAATGGAATAATCTTTCTAATTGTTTATTTGAATTTTCTGAAGTCGTTGGTAAATATTTTGAAGTTTCCACCATTCCTCAAATTCATAAGATTTTGAATATCGAGTAA
- a CDS encoding 6-carboxytetrahydropterin synthase codes for MKILVNGIQSNLRFSSAHVIPGHESCGFIHGHSYFVDIEIEGERAGKFEFVVDFKDVKKYTKAICDELDHRVLIPVYNKLIDFKDFDIETDSIFELKKQKTISFKIDGKGYSLPSVDCVLLPLPYTSAEELSKFFAETLSRKLAETYDNLDYISVCVNEGIGQGAQYKKEFVE; via the coding sequence ATGAAGATTTTAGTAAATGGTATTCAATCTAATTTAAGATTTTCATCTGCCCATGTAATTCCGGGCCATGAATCCTGTGGATTTATACATGGTCATTCATATTTTGTTGATATTGAAATTGAAGGTGAAAGGGCAGGTAAATTTGAATTTGTTGTAGATTTTAAAGATGTGAAAAAATATACAAAAGCTATTTGTGATGAACTTGATCACAGGGTTTTAATTCCGGTATATAATAAATTAATAGACTTTAAAGATTTTGACATAGAGACTGATTCAATTTTTGAGTTGAAAAAGCAAAAAACAATATCATTTAAAATTGACGGCAAAGGATATTCTCTTCCATCAGTTGATTGTGTATTGCTGCCGCTTCCTTATACATCCGCAGAAGAACTTTCAAAATTCTTTGCAGAAACACTTTCACGAAAATTGGCTGAAACTTATGATAATCTGGATTATATTTCAGTTTGTGTCAATGAAGGAATCGGACAGGGTGCACAGTATAAAAAAGAATTTGTGGAATAA
- a CDS encoding DUF366 family protein: MNITHKHVEDIFEYDGSQINPSWAFQEFGIYGSSIVTWIGPVNITPDNLKDFADVGLEIKSNNMVNFICEFFDQQPTNMRIAYLRQRLLVMIFREILTEKGVKTTREGDDIFVDGRKLSISIASVSLSSAKIHFALNLEDKGTPGDVDTIGLYDIDDGNVFNENNLKDLIFDVVNRFIDEIETIEKDISKTKVLL; this comes from the coding sequence ATGAATATAACTCATAAGCATGTTGAAGACATTTTTGAATATGATGGCAGTCAAATCAATCCCTCATGGGCATTTCAGGAATTTGGAATATACGGTTCATCAATCGTTACATGGATTGGACCGGTCAATATCACTCCGGACAACTTAAAGGATTTTGCTGATGTGGGTTTGGAAATCAAATCAAATAATATGGTTAATTTCATTTGTGAATTCTTTGACCAACAGCCAACAAATATGAGAATCGCTTATCTTCGTCAAAGACTTCTTGTAATGATTTTTAGAGAAATATTAACAGAAAAAGGAGTCAAAACCACTCGTGAAGGCGATGACATTTTTGTAGATGGAAGAAAACTAAGCATATCAATAGCAAGTGTTTCCTTAAGTTCTGCAAAGATTCATTTTGCACTTAATCTGGAAGATAAAGGAACTCCAGGGGATGTTGATACCATCGGATTATATGATATTGATGATGGAAATGTCTTTAATGAAAATAATTTGAAGGATTTAATATTTGATGTTGTTAATAGATTTATTGATGAAATAGAAACAATTGAAAAGGATATTAGTAAAACTAAGGTGTTATTATGA
- the cas4 gene encoding CRISPR-associated protein Cas4, with protein MKLYLQTHVDTEENNNIQLNIELKKIKIDTQDLVQKNMRKLKKEMSIAEIEDTLSENVANYLESTFISIQNMNLGLTTDQILEINNETYFSIKNYALKAKQSMELLGKNGYGIVDMFFPNCMYSYHLKDTRLEVSGLCDKIEIIDGKYYPISIKHSTPPIKGVWDQDAIDLAATAILIEEEFETEVFVGFIDYTKINERRPVVMDVNLRKALFDIINEVKEIEYDKKVPTVKINDRKCGNCEYKNICIKE; from the coding sequence ATGAAACTGTATTTACAAACACATGTAGACACAGAAGAAAACAACAATATACAGTTAAACATTGAATTGAAAAAAATAAAAATTGATACACAGGATTTAGTGCAAAAAAATATGAGAAAACTGAAAAAAGAAATGAGTATTGCAGAAATTGAAGACACATTATCCGAAAACGTAGCCAACTATCTAGAAAGCACATTCATATCCATTCAAAATATGAATTTAGGGCTCACAACAGACCAGATTCTAGAAATAAACAATGAAACATATTTCAGCATTAAAAATTATGCTCTTAAAGCAAAACAATCAATGGAACTATTAGGAAAAAATGGATATGGAATTGTAGATATGTTTTTTCCCAATTGTATGTATTCATACCATTTGAAAGACACGAGATTAGAGGTTTCTGGATTATGTGACAAAATAGAAATTATCGATGGAAAGTATTATCCTATTTCAATTAAGCATTCAACACCGCCGATAAAAGGCGTCTGGGACCAGGATGCAATTGACTTGGCTGCAACAGCAATACTGATAGAAGAAGAATTTGAAACTGAGGTTTTTGTAGGATTTATAGATTATACAAAAATAAATGAAAGAAGACCAGTTGTGATGGACGTAAACCTGAGAAAAGCATTATTTGATATAATTAACGAAGTAAAAGAAATAGAATATGACAAAAAAGTGCCAACAGTGAAAATAAATGATAGAAAATGTGGAAATTGTGAATATAAAAATATATGTATAAAAGAATAG
- a CDS encoding amino acid ABC transporter ATP-binding protein has product MSLLEVKNLKKSFDDNVVLKDISLNVEKGEVLCIIGPSGSGKSTLLRCITKLDHEDSGDINFDGAFGLVFQDFNLFPHHSVLKNITNAPLKVQKRDKAEVLKSARELLKKMGLEDKEDAYPHELSGGQQQRVSIARALAMNPDILFFDEPTSALDPELTSEILVVIRDLAAEHMTMVIVTHEMTFARNVADKIIFMDDGVIIEEGTPEDVFSSDNQRMKDFLGKFYD; this is encoded by the coding sequence ATGAGTTTATTAGAAGTTAAAAATCTTAAAAAAAGTTTCGATGATAATGTTGTGCTTAAAGATATTTCCCTTAATGTTGAAAAGGGTGAAGTATTATGTATTATCGGACCTTCAGGTTCAGGTAAATCCACATTACTTCGTTGCATAACTAAATTAGACCATGAAGACAGTGGTGACATTAATTTTGACGGAGCTTTCGGGCTGGTATTTCAAGATTTTAATTTATTCCCACATCATTCTGTTTTAAAAAACATTACTAATGCTCCCTTAAAAGTTCAAAAAAGAGATAAGGCCGAGGTTTTAAAATCCGCTCGTGAATTGCTCAAAAAAATGGGCTTGGAAGATAAGGAAGATGCTTATCCTCATGAATTGTCTGGTGGACAGCAACAAAGGGTTTCTATTGCTCGTGCTCTTGCAATGAATCCGGATATTTTATTTTTCGATGAACCTACTTCCGCATTGGATCCTGAATTGACTTCTGAGATTCTTGTTGTAATAAGGGATTTGGCGGCTGAACACATGACTATGGTTATCGTTACTCACGAGATGACTTTTGCACGTAATGTTGCTGATAAAATAATTTTTATGGATGATGGAGTTATAATTGAAGAAGGAACTCCTGAAGATGTATTTTCTTCAGATAATCAAAGAATGAAAGATTTCCTAGGAAAATTCTATGATTAA
- a CDS encoding amino acid ABC transporter permease — protein sequence MMLESMVGLLLDGMVTSILIFLLTLLFSLPLGLLIAFGRMGGFAPLRWLMKVYISIMRGTPLMLQLIVVFFGPYYIFGATLSPDYRFIAVIIAFSLNYAAYFAEIYRGGIEAIPKGQYEAAQVLGYSKFQTFFTIILPQVFRIILPSVTNEVITLVKDTSLSFVIAVPEMFTVAKQIAAADASIAALLVAGIFYYVFNVLVAFVMGRLENRYNYLN from the coding sequence ATGATGTTAGAATCAATGGTAGGATTATTATTGGATGGTATGGTTACATCTATTTTAATTTTCCTACTTACTTTATTATTTTCACTTCCATTAGGATTATTAATTGCATTTGGAAGAATGGGTGGTTTTGCACCTCTTAGATGGCTAATGAAAGTTTATATTTCTATCATGAGGGGTACTCCATTGATGTTGCAGTTAATTGTTGTATTCTTTGGTCCTTACTATATATTTGGTGCAACTCTTTCACCCGATTATCGTTTTATTGCAGTAATTATTGCATTTTCCTTAAATTATGCTGCATATTTCGCTGAAATTTATCGTGGAGGAATTGAAGCTATTCCTAAAGGCCAATATGAAGCTGCACAAGTGTTAGGTTATAGTAAATTTCAAACGTTTTTCACAATCATACTGCCTCAAGTGTTTAGGATTATTCTTCCTTCAGTAACAAATGAAGTAATTACTCTTGTAAAAGATACATCATTATCATTTGTAATTGCAGTACCGGAAATGTTCACTGTTGCAAAACAAATTGCAGCGGCTGATGCATCAATTGCAGCATTATTGGTTGCAGGTATATTCTATTATGTATTCAATGTACTTGTGGCATTTGTAATGGGACGTCTTGAAAATCGTTATAATTATTTAAATTAA
- a CDS encoding amino acid ABC transporter substrate-binding protein — protein sequence MNKKIGFILALVFIAFLVMGSASAGIFDFLNGGNNNSTRVTNDNNTFIVGFDSEFPPYGFSDGKGGYQGFDLDLAQEVCNRNNWTLVKQPIDWDAKDAELNSGTIDCIWNGFTINGREKDYTWSQAYIDNKQVVVVKEDSGINSLADLKGKTVETQKDSSALAALKGDNKTLGDSFAKLVEVADYNTGIMDLKSGACDAVALDIGVAQYQVTNGNNTGLKILNDSISSEQYGIGFKLGNTALKDQVQKTLDEMYADGTVSKIAENYSSYGVPGSLIKK from the coding sequence ATGAATAAAAAAATAGGTTTTATTTTGGCTTTAGTTTTTATTGCCTTTTTGGTCATGGGCTCTGCAAGTGCAGGCATATTTGACTTTTTAAATGGCGGAAATAATAATTCCACTAGAGTAACCAATGATAATAATACATTTATCGTTGGTTTTGATTCTGAGTTTCCACCATATGGTTTCTCAGATGGTAAAGGGGGATATCAAGGTTTTGATTTAGATTTAGCACAAGAAGTCTGTAACAGAAACAATTGGACTTTGGTAAAACAACCGATTGACTGGGATGCAAAAGATGCTGAATTAAATTCTGGAACTATTGATTGTATTTGGAATGGATTTACTATAAATGGTAGGGAAAAAGATTATACTTGGTCTCAAGCTTACATTGACAACAAACAAGTAGTTGTTGTAAAAGAGGATTCTGGCATTAATTCTCTTGCTGATTTGAAAGGTAAAACTGTAGAAACACAAAAAGATTCATCTGCATTGGCAGCTCTTAAAGGAGATAATAAAACTCTTGGAGATAGTTTTGCTAAATTAGTTGAAGTCGCAGATTATAATACAGGTATTATGGATTTAAAATCTGGTGCTTGTGATGCTGTTGCATTGGATATTGGTGTAGCACAATATCAAGTTACTAACGGAAACAATACTGGATTAAAAATATTGAATGATAGTATTTCATCTGAACAGTATGGTATTGGATTTAAATTAGGTAACACTGCATTAAAAGATCAAGTACAAAAAACTTTAGATGAAATGTACGCTGACGGTACTGTTTCTAAAATTGCAGAAAACTATTCATCTTATGGTGTTCCAGGTTCTCTTATTAAAAAATAG
- a CDS encoding DUF5612 domain-containing protein, whose translation MNDYSINIITYEKKGVLDDITAVISSYGVNIRYTHLYIEKNNMGSINLELEHVGDIDSLIEDLEKISEVQSVELHGSQLDIYGKRIIIVGGGAQVSQVAMGAISEADRHNIRGERISIDTIPLVGEKNIAEAVEAISRLPRVSALVLAGSLMGGEITESVKQVKKENNLTVICLNMPGSVTQYADLIVTDPIQAGVMAVMSIADTAVFDISRLGENIKF comes from the coding sequence ATGAATGATTATAGTATAAATATTATAACTTATGAGAAAAAAGGTGTTTTGGACGATATTACTGCTGTAATTAGTAGTTATGGTGTTAATATCCGTTATACTCATCTTTATATAGAAAAAAATAACATGGGTTCCATTAATTTGGAACTTGAACATGTTGGCGACATTGACAGTTTAATTGAGGATTTGGAAAAGATTTCTGAAGTTCAATCTGTTGAATTGCATGGTTCTCAATTGGATATTTATGGAAAACGTATTATTATAGTTGGTGGGGGAGCCCAGGTATCTCAAGTGGCTATGGGTGCTATATCGGAAGCAGACCGGCATAATATACGTGGTGAACGTATCAGTATAGATACCATTCCTTTGGTTGGAGAAAAAAATATTGCCGAAGCTGTTGAAGCTATTTCTCGTTTGCCTCGTGTCAGTGCACTGGTTCTTGCTGGTTCTTTGATGGGTGGTGAAATCACCGAATCTGTTAAGCAGGTTAAAAAAGAAAATAATTTGACTGTAATATGTTTAAATATGCCGGGCAGTGTTACACAATATGCTGATTTGATTGTGACGGATCCTATTCAGGCAGGTGTTATGGCGGTCATGTCAATCGCAGACACTGCTGTATTTGATATTTCACGTTTGGGTGAAAATATTAAGTTTTAA
- a CDS encoding energy-converting hydrogenase B subunit P yields the protein MKFVMRPYHMVSLGGYIVEWDFPYRNLIVVNKTSEPIKVEIPVFHEEWISEHRDLGLDVIPVSREDNFLRLWKKSHAELDKIRPQNE from the coding sequence TTGAAATTTGTTATGAGGCCGTATCATATGGTAAGTCTTGGAGGCTATATTGTTGAGTGGGATTTTCCTTATAGGAATCTTATAGTAGTAAATAAAACCTCTGAACCAATAAAAGTTGAAATTCCGGTATTTCATGAAGAATGGATTAGTGAACATCGTGATTTGGGTTTGGATGTGATTCCAGTTAGTCGTGAAGATAACTTTTTACGGTTATGGAAAAAATCTCATGCTGAATTAGACAAAATCAGGCCACAAAATGAATGA
- a CDS encoding respiratory chain complex I subunit 1 family protein: MFETTLTNSILAVIITVVVCFIISTLLPGIERKYVHARIQQRIGPPVTSPGIMAPIKFLFKENIKPSSPVPGLYKALPIICFIVVLCMLIALTPYAFAIPALASLVAIVGLLKVEEICYVLMGSLSKSIMSVRMPFPDRVKGAVHPNTTLSFIEDISAKRSLRMITYGSFPLYLALFAPVTAARSIFLYDIVAYQQAHGPFLFTVSGGIAAIVFFIGYMIVLNEYPFSIIKAKCDVIEGPYMEYASRYRSVVFITRGFLMFTLGILFSVLFIGVPATIFSPTIILNIIVVLVFVLMMGIFSAFTPVFTNRQLLPTILGATLLGILSIVLGLL; encoded by the coding sequence ATGTTTGAAACTACTTTAACAAATTCAATTCTAGCAGTAATCATTACTGTTGTCGTTTGTTTTATAATATCAACATTATTGCCTGGAATTGAAAGAAAATACGTTCATGCTAGAATTCAACAAAGGATAGGGCCTCCAGTTACCAGTCCAGGGATAATGGCTCCAATTAAATTCTTGTTTAAAGAAAATATAAAGCCTTCTTCACCCGTACCTGGATTATATAAGGCATTGCCTATCATATGTTTCATTGTTGTTTTATGTATGTTAATTGCTCTTACTCCTTATGCATTTGCAATTCCTGCTCTTGCAAGTCTGGTTGCAATTGTCGGTCTTTTAAAGGTTGAAGAAATTTGTTATGTGTTGATGGGTTCTTTATCCAAATCAATAATGTCAGTTAGAATGCCTTTCCCGGATAGGGTAAAAGGTGCAGTTCATCCGAATACTACGCTCTCATTCATTGAGGATATAAGTGCTAAAAGATCATTAAGAATGATTACATATGGTTCATTTCCATTATATCTGGCTTTATTTGCTCCGGTAACTGCTGCAAGAAGTATTTTTCTTTATGATATCGTAGCATACCAGCAAGCTCACGGACCATTCTTATTCACAGTATCTGGTGGAATTGCAGCTATTGTATTTTTCATAGGATATATGATTGTTTTGAATGAATATCCATTTTCAATAATTAAGGCAAAATGTGATGTTATTGAAGGACCATATATGGAATATGCATCAAGATATCGTTCTGTTGTCTTTATTACAAGAGGATTTTTGATGTTTACTTTAGGTATATTGTTTTCTGTATTATTCATTGGTGTTCCGGCAACAATATTCTCTCCAACAATAATTCTAAATATAATTGTTGTTTTGGTATTTGTATTGATGATGGGAATATTTTCCGCATTCACTCCAGTGTTTACAAATAGGCAGCTTTTACCTACAATACTTGGTGCTACATTACTTGGAATATTGTCTATTGTGCTTGGATTATTATAG
- a CDS encoding nickel-dependent hydrogenase large subunit: MEEKVPRSNIIETEIPMGTVHPAALEPYRVRLFVEDEIVQEAEITIGVNHRGIERIMEGLPVEKANALTEKICGICSNSHIWNSCRTAEIGLDIEIPERARYIRIIMGELERLHSHFLYLAHGCETVAHETFSMRVFYLREIVMELLAMIGGNRVQYGCSVIGGVRPRCDLDEAKLQRLKDDLDKLEEGLTDFAQRFMADSILISRVTGVGVLPAKQAIRLAVTGPSLRATGVARDLRTTMFEYDDFDFNVVTQPDGDVKSNLLMRALESFESIKIIRQAIANIPDGKVVNRDWEMFDTDIIESYIEVPRGTLYHSYALESGRIRHSIIRTPSMANIGAMQYACIGDHVTDAQLCIVQCDPCFTCTDRAIEIIRR; this comes from the coding sequence ATGGAGGAAAAAGTACCGAGAAGCAATATTATTGAAACAGAAATTCCAATGGGTACAGTTCACCCTGCTGCATTGGAACCTTATAGAGTAAGGCTTTTTGTTGAAGATGAAATAGTTCAAGAGGCTGAAATAACAATTGGTGTTAACCATAGAGGTATTGAAAGAATTATGGAAGGTTTGCCTGTGGAGAAGGCCAACGCTTTGACTGAAAAAATTTGCGGAATATGTTCAAACTCACATATATGGAATTCATGCAGAACCGCAGAAATCGGTCTTGATATTGAAATTCCTGAAAGAGCTCGTTATATTCGTATTATAATGGGGGAGCTTGAAAGATTGCATTCACATTTCCTTTATTTGGCTCACGGTTGTGAAACAGTAGCTCATGAAACATTTTCCATGAGAGTATTCTACTTAAGGGAAATTGTAATGGAACTCCTTGCAATGATTGGGGGAAATAGAGTTCAATACGGTTGTTCTGTTATTGGTGGTGTAAGGCCAAGATGTGATTTGGATGAAGCCAAATTACAAAGACTTAAAGATGATTTGGATAAATTGGAAGAAGGTTTAACAGATTTTGCTCAAAGATTCATGGCGGATTCTATTCTAATTTCAAGAGTCACAGGTGTAGGTGTTCTTCCTGCAAAGCAAGCTATTAGATTGGCTGTTACTGGACCTTCCTTAAGGGCAACAGGTGTTGCAAGAGATTTAAGAACAACAATGTTTGAATATGATGACTTTGATTTTAATGTTGTCACTCAACCTGACGGTGATGTGAAATCAAACTTATTGATGAGAGCATTAGAATCATTTGAATCCATTAAAATTATTCGTCAAGCCATTGCAAATATTCCTGATGGAAAAGTGGTCAACAGGGATTGGGAAATGTTTGACACGGACATTATTGAAAGTTATATTGAAGTTCCAAGAGGAACTCTTTATCATTCATATGCACTTGAAAGTGGAAGAATAAGACACTCTATCATTAGAACTCCATCAATGGCTAATATTGGAGCAATGCAATATGCCTGTATTGGAGACCATGTCACAGATGCACAGTTATGTATTGTACAATGTGACCCTTGTTTTACCTGTACTGATAGGGCAATAGAAATTATAAGGAGATAG
- a CDS encoding NADH-quinone oxidoreductase subunit B family protein produces the protein MSIKSFSRARAIHVMLVYTGGCNGCDIEIVNSILSPRFDAEQYKVFLTWNPREADVLVVTGPVTSLNRKPLEAIYEAIPDPKLVVAAGSCALMGGVYKNIHGDIPSEEIEGPVENIIPVAAKVPGCAVRPQDVLAGVVSLLPTLLDAD, from the coding sequence ATGAGTATTAAATCTTTTTCAAGAGCAAGAGCAATTCACGTAATGCTGGTTTATACTGGCGGTTGTAACGGTTGCGATATTGAAATTGTAAACTCAATATTATCTCCAAGATTTGATGCTGAACAGTATAAGGTTTTCTTAACATGGAATCCTCGTGAGGCAGATGTATTGGTGGTAACAGGACCTGTTACAAGCCTGAATAGAAAACCTCTTGAAGCAATTTATGAAGCTATTCCTGATCCTAAATTGGTTGTAGCTGCTGGAAGTTGTGCTTTGATGGGTGGGGTATATAAAAATATTCATGGTGATATTCCGTCTGAAGAAATTGAAGGGCCGGTTGAAAACATCATACCTGTTGCTGCAAAAGTTCCTGGATGTGCAGTAAGGCCTCAAGATGTTTTGGCTGGGGTAGTATCATTATTACCAACATTATTAGATGCGGATTAG
- a CDS encoding 4Fe-4S binding protein, whose product MKSMLRVALEGAFTNFKRIFFAADRVTDMDLRKQISTLSVEVDDRVDESACIGCAGCANVCPTNAIEMKNLTSPVKITDDWIKDQVPEINLEKCIVCYYCHDFCPVFSLYGQKGTIHPSCVGDQEVNVDELIKQPVKISEDKLKVISTYLSDKTILKNREDGE is encoded by the coding sequence ATGAAAAGTATGCTAAGAGTAGCTTTGGAAGGAGCGTTTACTAACTTTAAAAGAATCTTTTTTGCTGCTGATAGGGTAACCGATATGGATTTAAGAAAGCAAATCTCCACTCTGTCAGTCGAAGTGGATGATCGGGTTGATGAATCTGCATGCATAGGATGTGCTGGTTGTGCTAATGTTTGTCCGACTAATGCTATTGAAATGAAAAATCTAACATCTCCTGTTAAAATAACTGATGATTGGATTAAAGATCAAGTACCTGAAATTAATCTTGAAAAATGTATTGTTTGTTATTACTGTCATGATTTTTGTCCAGTATTTTCACTTTATGGACAAAAAGGAACAATTCATCCAAGTTGTGTTGGAGATCAGGAAGTTAATGTTGATGAATTAATCAAACAGCCAGTTAAAATTTCAGAAGATAAACTTAAAGTTATTTCAACTTATCTTTCAGACAAAACTATATTAAAAAATAGAGAGGACGGTGAATAA